DNA from Tachysurus fulvidraco isolate hzauxx_2018 chromosome 16, HZAU_PFXX_2.0, whole genome shotgun sequence:
TTGCAGCTCACCATTGCACACCACAGGGCCACCAGAGTCACcctgattaaaaaagaaaatatatttttattgtttgaaaAGGCTTTAAAAAGTATATAGTAGGTTTAAAAAGTATATAGTAGGTTTAAAAAGTATATAGTAGGTTTAAAAAGTATATAGTAGGTTTGCTTGTTCTAATAGAGATTATCATAGTGAAGTAGTATTGCTTTTTACCTGGCAAGAGTCCTTGCCTCCCTCCAGGTAACCAGCACAGAACATGGAGTCAGTGATCATGCCAGGGTAAGAGTTATTACAATCCTTGTCAGAGATAATAGGGACCTCCAGACACTGCAGCTTGTTGCTATCAGCAGCTGCAAAAAGTTTCCAAAGTGAGGCAACATAAGGAAAGAGCAGTCAACAGCAGCATCTTatttacaatacaaaacacaaatctgAGGCACATGTAGTTCAAATTAATTGCATTCAGAGCAATGAAAAGCAGTCAATGTTGTCACATCTTAATGCATTTAAGCCATAAATTTCCTATTTCTTTGCCTATCAAAGTATATACTTACTGGAGCTCATGGTGTTTCCCCATCCAGAGACTGTGCACCAGGTGCCTGCAGGGGGGCAGCTCTTGGGCAGTGCCACAGGCTGCACATAGCTGTTCAGGGTAGCAGGTTGACTCAGCTTGATGAGCATGATGTCATTGTCAATGTTCCAGGAGTCATAGTTGGGATTGCGGATGACCTTAGCAGAGGAGATGAACTGCTCACTACCCTCTTTAACCTTTATGTTGTGCTCTCCCAAACGAACCTCCAA
Protein-coding regions in this window:
- the LOC113655611 gene encoding trypsin-2-like; the protein is MRSLVLLLLVGACFALEDDKIVGGYECKPNSQPWQVSLNVGYHFCGGSLINQNWVVSAAHCYQSRLEVRLGEHNIKVKEGSEQFISSAKVIRNPNYDSWNIDNDIMLIKLSQPATLNSYVQPVALPKSCPPAGTWCTVSGWGNTMSSTADSNKLQCLEVPIISDKDCNNSYPGMITDSMFCAGYLEGGKDSCQGDSGGPVVCNGELQGVVSWGYGCAEKNRPGVYCKVCIFTSWISDTMASN